A genomic region of Mycolicibacterium poriferae contains the following coding sequences:
- the rsmH gene encoding 16S rRNA (cytosine(1402)-N(4))-methyltransferase RsmH, whose protein sequence is MKHSATFCDPATGPQARAGWPLPEPALTYFPDVRSANSDRDHSAGAAPTPQAAAMLDDEPHIPVLLDRCVELLGPALTRAGDDATLVDATLGAGGHAERFLTLFPGLHLIGLDRDPDALRIAGDRLAPFGDRVTVVRTRYDDLATRLTHLGRDVDAILFDLGVSSMQLDRRERGFSYSADAPLDMRMDPDSELTAAVILNTYGEKELTRLLREYGEERFAGRIAAHVVRRRADAPFTRTAELVELLYQAIPAPARRTGGHPAKRTFQALRIAVNAELESLRRAIPAALTALRPGGRIAVMAYQSLEDRIVKAEFATATASRTPPGLPVELPGHGPEFVTLTRGAERASADEIERNPRSAPVRLRALEKVGGQKR, encoded by the coding sequence ATGAAGCACTCGGCGACATTCTGTGATCCGGCCACAGGCCCACAGGCCCGTGCAGGGTGGCCTCTGCCCGAACCGGCCCTGACGTACTTCCCCGACGTCAGGTCCGCGAACTCGGACAGGGACCACTCTGCAGGGGCCGCCCCAACCCCTCAGGCTGCTGCCATGCTGGATGACGAGCCCCATATCCCGGTGCTGCTCGACCGCTGCGTCGAGCTGCTCGGCCCGGCCCTGACCCGCGCCGGTGACGATGCCACCCTCGTCGACGCGACCCTCGGGGCCGGAGGGCACGCCGAACGCTTCCTGACCTTGTTTCCCGGGCTGCACCTAATCGGACTCGACCGCGATCCCGATGCGTTACGCATCGCCGGAGATCGGCTGGCCCCGTTCGGTGACCGGGTCACTGTGGTGCGCACCCGCTACGACGACCTGGCCACCCGCCTCACCCATCTCGGCCGCGACGTCGACGCGATCCTGTTCGATCTCGGCGTCTCCTCCATGCAACTGGACCGGCGCGAGCGGGGCTTCTCCTACTCGGCCGACGCTCCACTGGACATGCGGATGGACCCTGATTCGGAACTGACCGCTGCGGTCATCCTCAACACCTACGGGGAGAAAGAGTTGACGCGGCTGCTTCGCGAGTACGGAGAGGAGCGCTTCGCCGGTCGCATCGCCGCCCATGTCGTCCGACGCCGTGCCGACGCCCCGTTCACCCGTACCGCCGAACTCGTCGAACTGCTCTACCAGGCGATCCCCGCGCCCGCCCGGCGCACCGGGGGCCACCCTGCCAAGCGCACGTTCCAGGCGTTGCGCATCGCCGTCAACGCTGAGCTGGAGTCGCTGCGGCGCGCGATACCGGCGGCACTGACGGCCCTGCGTCCCGGCGGTCGCATCGCGGTGATGGCGTACCAGTCGCTGGAGGACCGGATCGTCAAGGCGGAGTTCGCCACCGCCACTGCGTCCCGCACACCGCCGGGGCTGCCGGTCGAATTGCCCGGCCACGGGCCGGAATTCGTCACCCTCACCCGGGGTGCGGAACGGGCCTCGGCCGATGAGATCGAACGTAATCCGAGAAGCGCTCCGGTTCGGCTGCGTGCACTGGAAAAAGTTGGGGGACAGAAGCGATGA
- a CDS encoding DUF3040 domain-containing protein, which produces MPLSDHEQRMLDQIESALYAEDPKFASSVRGGAFRAPSTKRRLQGGALFVVGLAMLVCGVAVKATMIGSFPILSVLGFIVMFGGVVFAITGPRTGGKGDRSASAPGAPRQKRAKGGGGSFTSRMEDRFRKRFDE; this is translated from the coding sequence ATGCCACTCTCCGATCATGAGCAGCGCATGCTCGATCAGATCGAGAGCGCGCTCTATGCCGAGGACCCGAAGTTCGCGTCCAGCGTCCGGGGTGGTGCGTTCCGTGCTCCGTCGACCAAGCGTCGCCTGCAGGGCGGCGCCCTGTTCGTCGTCGGTCTTGCCATGCTGGTCTGCGGTGTCGCGGTGAAGGCCACCATGATCGGAAGCTTCCCGATTCTGTCGGTGCTGGGCTTCATCGTGATGTTCGGCGGTGTCGTGTTCGCCATCACCGGTCCGCGGACAGGTGGCAAGGGCGACCGGTCGGCCAGCGCACCCGGTGCGCCACGGCAGAAGCGCGCCAAGGGCGGCGGTGGCTCCTTCACCAGCCGGATGGAAGACCGCTTCCGCAAGCGCTTCGACGAATAG
- the idsA2 gene encoding bifunctional (2E,6E)-farnesyl/geranyl diphosphate synthase, producing the protein MDASAPSAVELAAAVNEQLRDYLSERRRDAAYIGADYAVLTEAVEEFVLRGGKRLRPAFAYWGWRAVAGSEPGPDVLRLFSALELLHACALVHDDVIDASATRRGLPTVHRIFAERHRGNAWHGSPEQFGLSAAILLGDLALVWADDIITTADIGTEARSRVQRVWSAIRTEVLGGQYLDIVAEASGAESVQSALTVNIYKTASYTISRPLQLGAAAAADCPDLLAAFHEVGTSLGVAFQLRDDVLGVFGDPAVTGKPSGDDLRSGKRTVLLAEAVELAEQHDPVAAKTLRTSIGTDLTDAQVKEICQLIESVGALSAVETRIDNLMRRALDILDTATIDAQAKAGLTELARLAANRSA; encoded by the coding sequence GTGGATGCATCGGCACCGTCAGCCGTCGAGCTGGCCGCAGCCGTCAACGAACAGCTGCGGGACTACCTGAGTGAGCGCCGCCGCGACGCGGCGTACATCGGCGCGGACTACGCGGTCCTCACCGAAGCGGTCGAAGAGTTCGTGCTGCGCGGCGGCAAACGGCTGCGGCCCGCGTTCGCCTACTGGGGTTGGCGCGCGGTCGCCGGCTCGGAGCCCGGCCCCGACGTGCTCAGGCTCTTCTCGGCCCTCGAGTTGCTGCACGCGTGCGCGCTGGTGCACGACGACGTGATCGATGCCTCGGCCACCCGGCGGGGACTGCCCACGGTGCACCGGATCTTCGCCGAGCGGCACCGCGGCAACGCCTGGCACGGATCGCCCGAGCAGTTCGGGCTCTCCGCCGCGATCCTGCTCGGCGACCTCGCGTTGGTGTGGGCCGACGACATCATCACCACCGCCGACATCGGCACGGAGGCGCGCTCACGGGTCCAGCGGGTGTGGAGCGCAATCCGCACCGAGGTGCTCGGCGGTCAGTACCTCGACATCGTCGCCGAAGCCAGTGGCGCGGAATCGGTGCAGTCGGCGTTGACGGTCAACATCTACAAGACCGCCTCCTACACCATTTCGCGCCCACTCCAGCTGGGCGCGGCGGCCGCCGCCGACTGCCCGGACCTGCTCGCCGCGTTCCACGAAGTCGGTACCAGTCTGGGCGTGGCGTTCCAGCTGCGCGACGACGTGCTCGGTGTGTTCGGCGATCCCGCCGTCACCGGCAAACCCTCCGGTGACGATCTGCGGTCGGGCAAACGCACCGTGCTGCTGGCCGAAGCCGTCGAACTCGCCGAACAGCACGACCCCGTCGCGGCCAAGACGCTGCGCACGTCCATCGGCACCGACCTCACCGACGCCCAGGTCAAGGAGATCTGCCAGCTGATCGAATCGGTCGGTGCGCTGTCGGCCGTCGAGACCCGCATCGACAACCTGATGCGCCGCGCACTCGACATCCTCGACACCGCCACCATCGACGCCCAGGCCAAGGCGGGCCTCACTGAACTCGCCAGATTGGCCGCGAACCGGTCCGCCTAG
- a CDS encoding polyadenylate-specific 3'-exoribonuclease AS — MRYFYDTEFIDNGRTIELISIGVAAEDGREYYAISTEFDPERAGRWVRKHVLPKLPSPASPLWRSRRQIRSELEDFFGIDGDDPIELWAWVGAYDHVVLCQLWGPMTDLPPAIPRFTRELRQFWEDHGCPRMPPRPRDAHDALVDAKHNLVRYQLITGREMRF; from the coding sequence GTGCGGTACTTCTATGACACCGAGTTCATCGACAACGGCCGCACGATCGAACTCATCTCGATCGGTGTCGCCGCCGAGGACGGCCGCGAGTACTACGCGATCTCCACCGAATTCGACCCCGAACGGGCAGGAAGATGGGTGCGCAAGCACGTGCTGCCCAAGCTGCCGTCGCCGGCTTCGCCGCTGTGGCGGTCCCGGCGCCAGATCCGCTCCGAGCTGGAGGACTTCTTCGGCATCGACGGTGACGATCCGATCGAGCTGTGGGCGTGGGTCGGGGCCTACGACCACGTGGTGCTGTGCCAACTGTGGGGACCGATGACAGATCTGCCGCCGGCGATTCCCCGCTTCACCCGCGAACTGCGGCAGTTCTGGGAGGACCACGGCTGCCCGCGGATGCCGCCCCGGCCCCGCGATGCCCACGACGCACTCGTCGACGCCAAGCACAACCTGGTGCGCTACCAGCTCATCACCGGGCGGGAAATGCGGTTTTGA
- a CDS encoding GNAT family N-acetyltransferase gives MATHLIDLSPGDMQRRLGDALGVYVDAMRYPRGTEDQRASMWLEHTRRPGWKAVACVESPACVEGPACVESSARVESPAWAENPAGVEAPARGQTSAPPPASARAEAGSRPEDTAAGAPALSSAPMLGVAYGYCGAPDQWWQQQVVAGLRRMGTDNDRISELLTSYFELTELHIHPRAQGRGLGEALIRRLLEDRTEQHVLLSTPEINGEANRAWRLYRRLGFTDVIRGYHFAGDPRAFAILGRALPL, from the coding sequence TTGGCGACGCATCTGATCGATCTGTCGCCCGGCGATATGCAGCGCCGCCTCGGCGACGCGCTGGGTGTCTACGTCGACGCCATGCGCTACCCCCGCGGCACCGAAGACCAGCGAGCCTCGATGTGGCTCGAGCACACCCGCAGGCCGGGCTGGAAGGCCGTCGCTTGTGTGGAAAGCCCAGCTTGTGTGGAAGGCCCAGCCTGTGTGGAAAGCTCAGCTCGGGTGGAAAGCCCCGCGTGGGCGGAGAACCCAGCGGGGGTGGAAGCCCCGGCTCGCGGACAAACCTCAGCTCCCCCGCCGGCCTCAGCTCGCGCAGAAGCCGGGTCCCGTCCCGAGGACACCGCCGCGGGCGCACCGGCGCTGAGCAGCGCGCCGATGCTCGGTGTCGCCTACGGCTACTGCGGCGCCCCCGACCAGTGGTGGCAGCAGCAGGTCGTCGCGGGTCTGCGCCGCATGGGGACCGACAACGACCGGATTTCCGAACTTCTGACCAGCTATTTCGAGCTGACCGAACTGCACATCCACCCCCGCGCCCAAGGCCGCGGCCTCGGCGAGGCCCTCATCCGCCGACTCCTCGAAGACCGGACTGAACAGCACGTGCTGTTGTCCACCCCCGAGATCAACGGTGAGGCCAACCGGGCCTGGCGGCTCTACCGCCGTCTCGGGTTCACCGACGTCATCCGCGGCTACCACTTCGCCGGTGACCCGCGCGCATTCGCCATCCTCGGTCGCGCGCTCCCGCTCTAG
- a CDS encoding protein kinase domain-containing protein, whose translation MCAVTTDQQAGPLTGTVLDHRYRVDALIATGGMSGVYRGLDLRLDRPVALKIMDSRYSGDEHFLTRFQREARAVARLKHPGLVAVHDQGLDGQHPFLVMELVEGGTLRELLRERGPMPPHAVVAVLRPVLGGLAVAHRAGLVHRDIKPENVLISDDGEVKLADFGLVRAMAEAKITSTSVILGTAAYLAPEQVATGETDSRGDVYAVGVLVYELLTGVTPFTGDTPLAVAYQRMDRDVPAPSSVITGVPTQFDDFVACATARDPAYRFADAAEMGEELDAIATELFLPPFRVPAPRHSAAHQSALHQSAPTHHLGAGTATPGGHTKAYERDELPPQEPASDADAPEPTGRFAGIELSEFQWERQRARRAVLFWVVAVLTLAGLCAAGAWTLGSNLQNLL comes from the coding sequence ATGTGTGCGGTGACGACCGACCAGCAGGCGGGCCCGCTGACCGGGACCGTTCTCGACCACCGCTACCGGGTGGACGCGTTGATCGCCACCGGCGGCATGTCCGGGGTGTACCGCGGACTGGACCTGCGCCTGGATCGTCCAGTGGCGCTGAAGATCATGGACTCGCGGTATTCCGGCGACGAGCATTTTCTGACCCGCTTCCAGCGTGAGGCGCGAGCGGTCGCGCGCCTCAAGCATCCCGGTCTGGTGGCCGTCCACGACCAGGGCCTCGACGGCCAACACCCGTTTCTGGTGATGGAACTCGTCGAAGGCGGCACGCTGCGGGAGCTGCTCAGGGAACGCGGGCCGATGCCACCGCACGCCGTGGTGGCCGTGTTGAGGCCGGTACTCGGCGGGCTGGCGGTCGCCCATCGGGCGGGGCTGGTGCACCGCGACATCAAGCCGGAGAACGTGTTGATCAGCGACGACGGCGAGGTCAAGCTCGCCGATTTCGGGTTGGTGCGCGCGATGGCCGAAGCCAAGATCACCTCGACCAGTGTGATTCTGGGGACCGCGGCATATCTGGCTCCGGAGCAGGTGGCCACCGGCGAGACCGACTCTCGCGGTGACGTCTACGCCGTCGGCGTGCTGGTCTACGAACTGCTGACCGGGGTGACGCCGTTCACCGGGGACACCCCGTTGGCGGTGGCGTATCAGCGGATGGACCGGGACGTGCCCGCCCCGAGTTCCGTCATCACCGGTGTACCAACCCAATTCGACGACTTCGTGGCATGCGCCACCGCGCGCGACCCTGCGTACCGGTTCGCCGACGCCGCCGAGATGGGCGAGGAACTCGACGCCATCGCGACCGAACTGTTCCTCCCCCCGTTTCGGGTGCCGGCCCCGCGCCACTCTGCGGCACACCAGTCAGCGCTGCACCAGTCGGCGCCGACCCATCACCTCGGCGCGGGCACCGCGACTCCCGGGGGCCACACCAAGGCTTACGAGCGTGACGAACTACCCCCTCAGGAACCGGCCTCCGATGCGGACGCCCCTGAGCCGACGGGCCGATTCGCCGGCATCGAGCTGTCCGAATTCCAGTGGGAACGGCAGCGGGCCCGGCGCGCAGTGTTGTTCTGGGTCGTCGCGGTGCTGACACTGGCCGGCCTCTGCGCAGCCGGGGCCTGGACGTTGGGCAGCAACCTGCAGAACCTGCTGTAG
- a CDS encoding Rv2175c family DNA-binding protein, protein MSSIPTAQDVLGPDEDVYELPAVARLLGIPASKVAQQLRDGHLVAVRRDGAIVVPKVFFDDDGHVVKSLPGLLMVLHDGGYEETEIVRWLFTPDPSLTISRDGSTERQANARPVDALHSHQAREVVRRAQAMAY, encoded by the coding sequence GTGAGCAGCATTCCGACCGCCCAAGACGTGCTGGGGCCCGACGAGGATGTCTACGAGCTCCCCGCGGTGGCGCGGCTGTTGGGAATCCCGGCCAGCAAGGTCGCCCAGCAACTTCGAGACGGTCACCTGGTCGCGGTGCGCCGCGACGGGGCGATCGTCGTGCCCAAGGTGTTCTTCGACGACGACGGACACGTCGTCAAGAGTCTGCCCGGGCTGCTGATGGTGTTGCACGACGGCGGCTACGAGGAGACCGAGATCGTGCGGTGGCTGTTCACCCCGGACCCGTCGCTGACCATCAGCCGGGACGGCTCGACCGAACGCCAGGCTAATGCCCGCCCGGTCGATGCGCTGCACTCGCATCAGGCCCGTGAGGTGGTTCGTCGCGCCCAGGCGATGGCGTACTGA
- a CDS encoding alpha-(1->6)-mannopyranosyltransferase A, whose product MTTSVTPARLRPQLRELKLFALSPEGRPALLGALGAALIAAGGLGAGSTRVNDPVLESMHLSWLRFGHGLVLSSILLWAGVALMLLAWLWLGRRVVDRSATEYTMVVTTGFWLLPLLLSAPVFSRDTYSYLAQGALLRDGFDPYAVGPIANVNSLLDNVSPIWTTTTAPYGPAFILVAKFVTMLVGNDVVAGTMLLRLCMLPGLVLLIWAAPRVARHVGANGAAALWICALNPLVIIHLMGGVHNEMLMVGLMMAGIALSFRGRHAWGVTLIAVAVAVKATAGLALPFMVWVWMRGLRQRRGFAPVKAFAAATAASLVIFGAVFAVMSLLAGVGLGWLTALAGSVKIINWLTVPTATANMINAVGGLFVPVNFYAVLETTRIIGILVIAVSAPLLWWRFRHTDRDALMGIALLMGVVVLFVPAALPWYYTWPLAVVAALAQSRRAVALIAGLSTWITVIWKPDGAHGMYSLPHVLLATACALGAWYWLHRAPEFAAGSGTSDVSTPSPGRDEPPHGPDASAAHRPGGH is encoded by the coding sequence ATGACCACATCCGTCACACCCGCCCGCCTGAGGCCTCAGCTGCGCGAGCTGAAACTGTTCGCGCTGTCCCCCGAGGGTCGCCCCGCCCTGCTCGGGGCGCTGGGCGCCGCCCTGATCGCCGCCGGCGGGCTCGGCGCCGGCAGCACCCGGGTCAACGACCCGGTCCTGGAGTCGATGCACCTGTCGTGGTTGCGATTCGGGCACGGGCTGGTGCTGTCCTCGATCCTGCTGTGGGCCGGGGTGGCACTGATGCTGCTGGCGTGGCTGTGGTTGGGCCGCCGCGTCGTCGACCGCTCGGCGACCGAGTACACGATGGTCGTCACCACCGGATTCTGGCTGCTCCCCCTACTACTCAGCGCGCCGGTGTTCAGCCGCGACACCTATTCGTACCTGGCGCAGGGCGCCCTGTTGCGGGACGGCTTCGACCCGTACGCCGTCGGGCCGATCGCGAACGTGAACTCGCTGCTGGACAACGTCAGCCCGATCTGGACGACCACCACGGCCCCGTACGGCCCGGCCTTCATCCTGGTCGCGAAATTCGTCACGATGCTCGTCGGAAACGACGTCGTGGCGGGCACCATGCTGTTGCGGCTGTGCATGCTGCCGGGGCTGGTTCTGTTGATCTGGGCGGCTCCCCGGGTGGCCCGCCATGTCGGCGCCAACGGCGCGGCGGCGCTGTGGATCTGCGCGCTGAATCCCCTGGTGATCATCCATCTGATGGGCGGCGTGCACAACGAGATGCTCATGGTCGGCCTGATGATGGCCGGCATCGCCCTCTCGTTCCGCGGTCGGCACGCCTGGGGCGTCACCCTGATCGCGGTGGCGGTGGCTGTCAAAGCCACCGCGGGGCTGGCTCTTCCGTTCATGGTGTGGGTGTGGATGCGGGGCCTCCGACAACGGCGGGGCTTCGCGCCGGTCAAGGCTTTCGCTGCGGCCACGGCGGCTTCACTTGTGATCTTCGGTGCCGTGTTCGCCGTCATGTCACTGCTGGCCGGCGTCGGGCTGGGCTGGCTGACAGCGCTGGCGGGATCGGTGAAGATCATCAACTGGCTGACCGTCCCGACCGCCACCGCGAACATGATCAACGCGGTGGGCGGGTTGTTCGTCCCGGTCAACTTCTACGCCGTGCTGGAAACCACCCGCATCATCGGGATCCTCGTCATCGCGGTGTCGGCGCCGCTGTTGTGGTGGCGGTTCCGCCACACCGACCGGGATGCGCTGATGGGCATCGCGCTGCTGATGGGGGTGGTGGTGCTGTTCGTGCCCGCCGCCCTGCCGTGGTACTACACCTGGCCCCTGGCCGTGGTCGCCGCGCTGGCACAGTCGCGCCGTGCGGTCGCGTTGATCGCCGGGCTGTCGACATGGATCACCGTGATCTGGAAACCCGACGGGGCGCACGGCATGTACTCACTGCCCCACGTCCTGCTGGCCACCGCCTGCGCGCTCGGAGCGTGGTACTGGTTGCACCGCGCGCCCGAGTTCGCCGCGGGAAGCGGAACGTCAGACGTCAGTACGCCATCGCCTGGGCGCGACGAACCACCTCACGGGCCTGATGCGAGTGCAGCGCATCGACCGGGCGGGCATTAG
- a CDS encoding LppM family (lipo)protein, translated as MFTGRRARKRLLALVLLFVVLAPSLIGCVRIRTSITVSPDDRVSGQIIAAAKAQDDDDKGPQLLNNLPFAQKVAVSEYSRDDYVGSQAVFSDLTFAELPQLAGMNQDASGVDISLRRAGDQVILEGRADLTSLSDPEADVSLSVSFPGEVTSTNGDQISPEVVEWKLRPGVVSTMNAQARYTDPSARSFTGAAIWLGVASFVVAGIIGALAYANRDRSPRPGDLEEQTQ; from the coding sequence GTGTTCACCGGTCGCCGCGCCCGCAAGCGGCTGCTCGCCCTGGTTCTGCTGTTCGTGGTGCTCGCCCCGTCGCTGATCGGTTGCGTGCGCATCCGCACCTCGATCACCGTCTCGCCCGACGACCGGGTCTCGGGCCAGATCATCGCCGCCGCCAAGGCCCAGGACGACGACGACAAAGGTCCGCAGCTGCTCAACAACCTTCCGTTCGCCCAGAAGGTCGCAGTCTCGGAATACAGCCGCGACGACTACGTCGGTTCTCAGGCGGTCTTCTCCGATCTGACCTTCGCCGAGCTGCCTCAGCTCGCCGGGATGAACCAGGACGCGTCCGGCGTCGACATCTCGCTGCGTCGCGCCGGGGATCAGGTCATCCTGGAAGGCCGGGCGGACCTGACCTCACTCAGCGACCCCGAGGCCGACGTGTCGCTGAGCGTGTCGTTTCCCGGCGAGGTGACGTCGACGAACGGCGATCAGATCTCCCCCGAGGTGGTGGAGTGGAAGTTGCGCCCGGGCGTGGTCAGCACGATGAATGCCCAGGCCCGCTACACCGACCCCAGCGCCCGGTCGTTCACCGGCGCCGCCATCTGGCTCGGCGTGGCCTCGTTCGTGGTGGCCGGCATCATCGGCGCCCTGGCCTATGCCAACCGGGACCGCTCCCCCCGCCCCGGCGACCTCGAGGAGCAGACGCAGTAA
- a CDS encoding division/cell wall cluster transcriptional repressor MraZ yields MFFGTYTPKLDDKGRLTLPAKFRDALAGGLMVTKSQDHSLAVYPRAEFEAMIADISGKAKRGNPQARAYLRNLAASTDEQYPDSQGRITLSGEHRRYANLTKECVVTGSIEFLEIWDAQAWHEYQELHEENFSAASDEALGDIL; encoded by the coding sequence ATGTTCTTCGGCACCTACACGCCAAAGCTCGACGACAAGGGGCGACTGACGTTGCCCGCCAAGTTCCGCGACGCGCTGGCAGGAGGGTTGATGGTCACCAAGAGTCAAGATCACAGCCTGGCTGTCTATCCCCGCGCCGAGTTCGAGGCGATGATCGCCGACATCTCCGGCAAGGCGAAGCGCGGTAATCCCCAGGCTCGCGCCTATCTGCGCAACCTGGCCGCCAGCACCGACGAGCAGTACCCCGACAGCCAGGGCCGGATCACCCTGTCGGGCGAGCATCGGCGCTACGCGAACCTCACCAAGGAGTGCGTGGTGACGGGTTCGATCGAGTTCCTCGAGATCTGGGACGCCCAGGCCTGGCACGAGTACCAGGAGCTTCACGAAGAGAACTTCTCCGCGGCCAGCGATGAAGCACTCGGCGACATTCTGTGA
- a CDS encoding class II 3-deoxy-7-phosphoheptulonate synthase, with amino-acid sequence MNWTVDVPIDQLPALPPLPEELRHRLDAALAKPALQQPSWDLDQASAMRTVLESVPPVTVPAEIERLKAHLADVARGKAFLLQGGDCAETFVDNTEPHIRANIRTLLQMAVVLTYGASMPVVKVARIAGQYAKPRSADIDALGLKSYRGDMINGFAPDAAVRQHDPSRLVRAYANASAAMNLVRALTSSGLASLHAVHDWNREFVRTSPAGARYEALAGEIDRALTFMTACGVDDRNLQTAEIYASHEALVLDYERAMLRLDTGDPEAEDHSPKLYDLSAHYVWIGERTRQLDGAHVAFAEVIANPIGIKIGPSTSPELAVEYVERLDPNNEPGRLTLVSRMGNQKVRDVLPPIIEKVQASGHQVIWQCDPMHGNTHESSTGYKTRHFDRIVDEVQGFFEVHHSLGTHPGGIHVEITGENVTECLGGAQDISDTDLAGRYETACDPRLNTQQSLELAFLVAEMLRD; translated from the coding sequence GTGAACTGGACCGTCGACGTACCCATCGATCAGCTGCCTGCGCTTCCGCCGCTGCCCGAAGAGCTGCGGCACCGCCTCGACGCCGCGCTGGCCAAGCCGGCGCTGCAGCAGCCGTCCTGGGACCTCGACCAGGCCTCGGCTATGCGCACCGTGCTCGAGAGCGTGCCTCCGGTCACCGTTCCGGCGGAGATCGAGCGGCTCAAGGCGCACCTGGCCGATGTCGCGCGCGGTAAGGCCTTCCTGCTGCAGGGCGGCGACTGCGCGGAGACGTTTGTCGACAACACCGAACCGCACATCCGGGCCAATATTCGGACGTTGCTGCAGATGGCGGTGGTGCTGACCTACGGCGCGAGCATGCCGGTGGTCAAGGTGGCGCGGATCGCGGGCCAGTACGCCAAGCCGCGCTCGGCCGACATCGATGCCCTCGGGCTCAAGTCCTACCGCGGCGACATGATCAACGGCTTTGCCCCCGACGCCGCGGTGCGCCAGCACGATCCGTCGCGGTTGGTGCGCGCCTACGCCAACGCCAGCGCGGCGATGAACCTGGTCCGCGCGCTCACGTCGTCGGGGCTGGCGTCGCTGCACGCCGTGCACGACTGGAACCGCGAATTCGTCCGGACTTCGCCCGCCGGGGCCCGCTACGAGGCACTGGCGGGGGAGATCGACCGCGCGCTGACGTTCATGACCGCGTGCGGGGTTGATGACCGCAACCTGCAGACCGCCGAGATTTACGCCAGCCACGAAGCGCTGGTCCTGGACTACGAGCGCGCGATGCTGCGCCTGGACACCGGCGATCCGGAAGCCGAGGACCACAGCCCCAAGCTGTACGACCTGTCGGCGCATTACGTGTGGATCGGCGAGCGGACCCGTCAACTCGACGGCGCGCACGTCGCGTTCGCCGAGGTCATCGCCAATCCGATCGGAATCAAGATCGGCCCGTCGACGTCGCCGGAGTTGGCGGTCGAGTATGTCGAGCGGCTGGATCCGAACAACGAGCCGGGCCGCCTCACACTGGTCAGCCGTATGGGTAACCAGAAGGTGCGCGATGTGCTGCCGCCGATCATCGAGAAGGTGCAGGCGTCCGGGCACCAGGTGATCTGGCAGTGCGACCCGATGCACGGCAACACCCACGAGTCATCGACGGGGTACAAGACCCGCCACTTCGACCGCATCGTCGACGAGGTGCAGGGCTTCTTCGAGGTGCACCATTCGCTGGGCACCCACCCCGGGGGCATCCACGTCGAGATCACCGGCGAGAACGTCACCGAATGCCTGGGCGGCGCGCAGGACATCTCGGACACCGACCTGGCCGGGCGCTACGAGACGGCCTGCGATCCTCGGCTGAACACCCAGCAGTCGCTGGAGCTGGCGTTCCTGGTCGCCGAGATGTTACGCGACTGA